In one window of Erwinia tasmaniensis Et1/99 DNA:
- the ilvD gene encoding dihydroxy-acid dehydratase, whose protein sequence is MPKYRSATTTHGRNMAGARALWRATGMTDDDFGKPIIAVVNSFTQFVPGHVHLRDLGKLVAEEIEASGGVAKEFNTIAVDDGIAMGHGGMLYSLPSRELIADSVEYMVNAHCADAMVCISNCDKITPGMLMASLRLNIPVIFVSGGPMEAGKTKLSDKIIKLDLVDAMIQGANPNVSDADSDQIERSACPTCGSCSGMFTANSMNCLTEALGLSQPGNGSLLATHADRRELFLNAGRRIVALTKRYYEQDDESALPRNIASKAAFENAMTLDIAMGGSTNTVLHLLAAAQEGEIDFDISDIDRLSRLVPHLCKVAPSTPKYHMEDVHRAGGVLGILGELDRAGLMDNSVRNILGLSLRETLDRYDIMLTQDDAVKKMFRAGPAGIRTTQAFSQDTRWETLDDDRQHGCIRAREFAFSQDGGLAVLYGNLAENGCIVKTAGVDEGSLVFSGPAKVYESQDDAVAAILGGKVVAGDVVVIRYEGPKGGPGMQEMLYPTTYLKSMGLGKACALITDGRFSGGTSGLSIGHASPEAASGGTIALVKDGDIINIDIPQRGIQLDVAENELAARRLEEDARGEAAYTPHGRERQVSFALRAYATLATSADKGAVRDKSKLGG, encoded by the coding sequence ATGCCAAAGTACCGTTCTGCCACCACCACCCACGGACGTAACATGGCGGGTGCGCGCGCCCTGTGGCGCGCCACAGGAATGACCGACGATGATTTCGGCAAGCCGATCATTGCGGTAGTTAACTCCTTTACGCAGTTTGTACCGGGTCACGTTCATCTGCGCGATCTGGGTAAGCTGGTGGCAGAGGAGATCGAAGCGTCCGGCGGCGTGGCGAAAGAGTTCAACACTATCGCGGTGGATGATGGCATCGCCATGGGCCACGGCGGCATGCTGTATTCTCTGCCGTCGCGCGAGCTGATCGCCGACTCGGTAGAATACATGGTCAATGCGCACTGTGCTGATGCCATGGTCTGTATCTCCAACTGTGACAAAATCACCCCAGGCATGCTGATGGCGTCACTGCGCCTGAACATTCCGGTGATCTTCGTGTCCGGCGGCCCGATGGAAGCCGGTAAAACCAAGCTGTCTGATAAAATCATCAAGCTGGATCTGGTCGATGCCATGATCCAGGGCGCAAACCCGAACGTTAGCGATGCCGATAGCGATCAAATTGAGCGCTCTGCCTGTCCGACCTGCGGTTCCTGCTCCGGCATGTTTACCGCTAACTCAATGAACTGTCTGACCGAAGCGCTGGGTCTGTCGCAGCCGGGGAACGGCTCGCTGCTGGCCACCCATGCAGATCGCCGCGAACTGTTTCTTAACGCGGGTCGTCGTATCGTTGCACTGACTAAGCGTTACTACGAGCAGGATGACGAAAGCGCGCTGCCGCGCAACATCGCCAGCAAAGCGGCGTTCGAAAACGCCATGACGCTGGATATCGCGATGGGTGGTTCCACTAACACCGTGCTGCACCTGCTGGCGGCGGCACAGGAAGGGGAAATCGACTTCGATATCTCCGACATCGACAGGCTCTCGCGCCTGGTTCCGCATCTGTGCAAAGTGGCTCCCAGCACCCCGAAATATCACATGGAAGATGTCCACCGTGCCGGCGGCGTGCTCGGCATTCTCGGCGAACTGGATCGCGCCGGGCTGATGGACAACAGCGTGCGCAATATTTTGGGCCTGAGCCTGCGTGAAACGCTGGATCGCTACGACATTATGCTGACGCAGGATGACGCGGTGAAAAAGATGTTCCGCGCCGGCCCGGCCGGTATTCGTACCACGCAGGCGTTCTCACAGGACACCCGCTGGGAAACGCTGGACGACGATCGCCAGCACGGCTGTATTCGCGCCCGTGAGTTCGCCTTCAGCCAGGACGGGGGGCTGGCGGTGCTGTACGGCAACCTGGCGGAAAATGGCTGTATCGTGAAGACCGCCGGCGTTGACGAAGGCAGCCTGGTCTTCAGCGGCCCGGCCAAAGTGTACGAAAGCCAGGATGACGCGGTGGCGGCGATCCTCGGCGGCAAAGTGGTGGCAGGTGATGTGGTGGTGATCCGCTACGAAGGTCCGAAAGGCGGGCCGGGCATGCAGGAAATGCTCTATCCCACCACCTATCTGAAATCGATGGGGTTGGGTAAAGCCTGTGCGCTGATCACCGATGGCCGTTTCTCCGGCGGAACCTCCGGGCTGTCGATCGGTCATGCTTCGCCGGAAGCGGCCAGCGGCGGCACCATCGCGCTGGTGAAAGATGGCGACATCATTAATATCGATATCCCACAGCGCGGTATTCAGCTGGACGTGGCGGAAAACGAGCTGGCCGCGCGGCGTCTGGAAGAAGATGCCCGTGGCGAAGCGGCCTATACCCCGCACGGGCGTGAGCGTCAGGTCTCCTT